A single region of the Pseudorhodoplanes sp. genome encodes:
- a CDS encoding DUF1036 domain-containing protein → MAVLCIAWAEPAAADFRLCNNTSGRVGVAIGYKDNEGWVTEGWWNLPSRSCETLMRGNLVARYYYIYAIDYDRGGEWSGQAYMCTRDKEFTIRGTEDCLARGFDRTGFFEVDTLEQKAWTVQLTETSEQTPASPLQPNSPMVTMPPSGTRTPPPSNPSTGNSRR, encoded by the coding sequence TTGGCCGTGCTGTGTATCGCCTGGGCCGAGCCCGCAGCGGCAGATTTCCGGCTCTGCAACAACACCTCCGGCCGGGTCGGCGTAGCCATCGGCTACAAGGACAACGAGGGTTGGGTCACCGAAGGCTGGTGGAATCTGCCGTCGCGGTCCTGCGAGACGCTGATGCGCGGCAATCTCGTCGCACGATATTATTATATCTATGCCATCGACTATGACCGCGGCGGGGAATGGTCGGGGCAGGCCTACATGTGCACGCGCGACAAGGAATTCACCATCCGCGGCACGGAAGATTGCCTGGCGCGCGGCTTCGACCGCACCGGCTTCTTTGAAGTCGACACGCTGGAGCAGAAGGCCTGGACCGTTCAACTCACCGAAACGAGCGAACAGACGCCCGCCTCGCCGCTGCAGCCGAATTCGCCGATGGTGACCATGCCGCCATCCGGCACCCGCACGCCGCCACCTTCCAATCCCTCGACAGGAAATTCTCGCCGATGA
- the pyk gene encoding pyruvate kinase, translating to MRRLRRTKIVATLGPSSSDRAMIERLFEAGADVFRINMSHTPHDRMRDLVGMIRDIEKQYERPIGILVDLQGPKLRLGTFAGGSAMLKKGDSFILDSNPAEGDAGRVYLPHPEILQAAGPKQTLLLDDGKVRLTTLETSPQKLVTRVEVGGKLSDRKGVSLPETILPLTALVEKDRSDLEAALNAGIDWLALSFIQRPEDIAEAKKITRGRAAIMAKIEKPQAVTRLDDIMDATDALMVARGDLGVELPLEKVPGIQKQITRAARRAGKPVVVATQMLESMIASPVPTRAEVSDVATAIFEGADAVMLSAESAAGQYPAEAVATMDRIAQEVERDPIYRTIISGQRAEPEPTGSDAIAAAAREIAETLDLSAVICWTSSGSTALRMARERPEPPIVAISPNLSTGRKLSLAWGVHCVVAEDAHDLDDMVERACRIAFKDGFAKAGRRVIIVAGVPLGTPGATNMLRIAFVGGDQDASGD from the coding sequence ATGAGGCGCCTCCGCCGCACCAAGATCGTCGCGACTCTCGGTCCCTCCTCGTCAGACCGCGCGATGATTGAGCGGCTGTTCGAAGCCGGTGCCGATGTGTTCCGCATCAATATGAGTCACACGCCGCATGACCGCATGCGCGACCTTGTCGGCATGATCCGCGACATCGAAAAGCAGTATGAGCGGCCGATCGGCATTCTGGTCGATCTACAGGGACCGAAATTGCGGCTCGGCACTTTTGCCGGCGGCTCGGCGATGCTGAAGAAGGGCGACAGCTTCATTCTCGATTCCAATCCGGCCGAAGGCGATGCCGGTCGCGTCTATCTTCCGCACCCGGAAATTCTGCAGGCCGCGGGCCCGAAACAGACCTTGCTGCTCGACGACGGCAAGGTGCGCCTCACGACGCTCGAAACCAGTCCGCAAAAGCTCGTCACCCGCGTCGAAGTCGGGGGCAAATTGTCCGACCGCAAGGGCGTCAGCCTGCCCGAAACCATTTTGCCGTTGACGGCGCTGGTCGAGAAAGATCGCTCCGATCTCGAAGCCGCGCTCAATGCCGGCATCGACTGGCTGGCCTTGTCGTTCATTCAGCGCCCGGAGGACATCGCCGAGGCGAAAAAGATCACGCGCGGCCGCGCCGCCATCATGGCCAAGATCGAGAAGCCGCAAGCGGTGACCCGTCTTGATGACATCATGGATGCGACCGACGCATTGATGGTGGCGCGCGGCGACCTCGGCGTGGAATTGCCGCTCGAGAAAGTCCCCGGCATCCAGAAGCAGATCACCCGCGCCGCCCGCCGCGCCGGCAAGCCCGTCGTCGTCGCGACGCAGATGCTGGAATCGATGATCGCGAGCCCGGTGCCGACGCGCGCGGAAGTTTCCGACGTGGCCACCGCGATTTTCGAAGGCGCCGACGCGGTCATGCTGTCGGCGGAATCTGCGGCCGGGCAATATCCGGCGGAAGCCGTCGCCACCATGGACCGCATCGCGCAGGAAGTGGAACGCGACCCGATCTATCGCACCATCATCAGCGGCCAGCGCGCCGAGCCCGAACCGACCGGCTCCGACGCCATTGCCGCAGCGGCGCGCGAGATCGCCGAGACGCTCGATCTGTCGGCGGTGATCTGCTGGACGAGCTCCGGCTCGACGGCGTTGCGCATGGCGCGCGAGCGGCCGGAGCCGCCTATCGTCGCGATCTCGCCCAACCTCTCAACCGGACGCAAATTGTCGCTGGCCTGGGGCGTGCATTGCGTCGTCGCCGAGGACGCGCACGATCTCGACGACATGGTCGAGCGCGCCTGCCGCATCGCCTTCAAGGACGGCTTCGCCAAGGCCGGCCGCCGCGTCATCATCGTCGCCGGCGTTCCGCTCGGCACGCCGGGCGCGACCAACATGCTGCGCATCGCCTTTGTGGGTGGCGATCAGGACGCGAGCGGCGATTGA
- the ykgO gene encoding type B 50S ribosomal protein L36, giving the protein MKVRNSLKSLRGRHRDNRLVRRKGRVYVINKTQKRFKARQG; this is encoded by the coding sequence ATGAAGGTCCGTAACTCATTGAAATCGCTGCGTGGTCGCCACCGTGACAACCGTCTCGTGCGGCGGAAGGGCCGGGTCTATGTGATCAACAAGACCCAGAAGCGCTTCAAGGCGCGCCAGGGCTGA
- a CDS encoding ABC transporter permease has product MRIANIGHLGIKELRGLRRDPVLLALIVYAFTLAIYTAATAMPETLNRAVIAIVDEDGSPVSSRIVTAFYPPYFLVPQLIAPVEMDSRMDSGLDTFAIDIPPNFQRDLLAGRSPTIQLNIDATRMSQAFIGGGHIQSIVSSEISEFLKRQRGVSETPIELVLRSRFNPELNKSWFGAIMEVIDQITMLSIVLTGAALIREREHGTVEHLLVMPVTPFEIMVSKVWSMGLVVLLASAVALIGVVQGLLAVPLQGSLLLFMVGTVLHLFATTSMGIFLATMAGSMPQFGMLIILVLVPLQVLSGAMTPRESMPEVIQTLMLAAPNTHFIILAQSVLFRGAGLSVVWPQLLALAGIGSVLFFFALRHFRTFLK; this is encoded by the coding sequence ATGCGCATCGCCAATATCGGTCATCTCGGGATCAAGGAACTGCGCGGGCTTCGGCGCGATCCGGTGCTGCTCGCGCTGATCGTCTACGCCTTCACGCTGGCGATCTACACGGCGGCCACGGCAATGCCGGAGACGCTCAATCGCGCCGTGATCGCGATCGTCGACGAGGACGGTTCGCCGGTTTCCTCCCGCATCGTCACGGCCTTCTATCCGCCGTATTTCCTGGTGCCTCAATTGATCGCGCCGGTGGAAATGGACAGCCGCATGGATTCCGGCCTCGACACCTTTGCCATCGATATTCCGCCGAATTTCCAGCGCGATCTGCTGGCGGGCCGGTCGCCGACGATCCAGCTCAACATCGATGCGACCCGCATGTCGCAGGCTTTCATCGGCGGCGGTCACATACAATCCATCGTGTCGAGCGAGATCAGCGAGTTTCTAAAACGCCAGCGCGGCGTGAGCGAAACGCCCATCGAACTCGTCCTGCGCTCCCGTTTCAATCCGGAACTGAACAAGAGCTGGTTCGGCGCGATCATGGAGGTTATCGATCAGATCACGATGCTGTCCATCGTTCTGACCGGCGCGGCTCTCATCCGCGAGCGGGAGCACGGCACCGTCGAGCACCTGCTCGTCATGCCGGTAACGCCGTTTGAAATCATGGTCAGCAAGGTGTGGTCGATGGGGCTCGTCGTTCTGCTGGCGTCCGCCGTCGCCCTCATTGGCGTGGTGCAGGGGCTGCTGGCAGTGCCCCTTCAGGGTTCGCTACTGCTCTTCATGGTCGGGACGGTGCTGCATCTTTTCGCCACCACCTCGATGGGCATCTTCCTCGCGACGATGGCCGGTTCCATGCCGCAGTTCGGCATGCTCATCATATTGGTTCTCGTTCCGCTCCAGGTGCTTTCAGGCGCGATGACGCCGCGTGAAAGCATGCCGGAGGTCATCCAGACCCTCATGCTCGCCGCGCCCAACACGCATTTCATCATCCTGGCACAGTCGGTCCTGTTCCGCGGGGCCGGGCTGTCCGTGGTCTGGCCGCAGCTCCTGGCGCTGGCGGGCATCGGATCGGTTCTTTTCTTCTTCGCATTGCGTCACTTCAGGACGTTCCTGAAATAA
- the rbbA gene encoding ribosome-associated ATPase/putative transporter RbbA has translation MSKWRSAGVLSPPFDRPVARLQATGLSYGKTRALEDVTLDLPAGCIVGLIGPDGVGKSTLLSLIAGARAVQDGRVEVLGGDMANAAHRQQTCPRIAYMPQGLGKNLYPTLSVFENVDFFGRLFGHDRRERERRIRALLQRTALAPFAQRPAGKLSGGMKQKLGLCCALIHDPDLLILDEPTTGVDPLSRRQFWELIEDIRADHPGMSVIVATAYMEEAARFDWLVAMDAGHVLATGTPEDLLARTSAATLDAAFIALLPEEKRRGHRAVVIPPRPDGPNEEIAIEAEHLTMQFGDFIAVDDVSFRIGRGEIFGFLGSNGCGKTTTMKMLTGLLAASEGRARLFGREVDPNDIEVRRRVGYMSQAFSLYSELTVRQNLDLHARLFGMPKAAIPARVAEMAQRFELTAVLDVLPDALPLGIRQRLSLAVAMIHGPDILILDEPTSGVDPVARDGFWQILSDLSRRDNVTIFVSTHFMNEAELCDRISLMHAGKVLVSDTPAAIIERRSAATLDDSFVAYLEDAIVGEKPAAPVTEPAVPAVVDDERNVGPTHFSPRRFDPRRMLAYTRREALELYRDPIRGTLATIGSLILMLVLGYGINMDVENLSFAVLDRDDTTVSRDYALQLSGSRYFTEKAPILDYAELDRRMRNGELSLAIEIPPGFGRDVARGHNVEIGAWIDGAMPMRAETARGYVQGMHANWLTQKARELYGKAATIGDFRIEIRYRYNPGIESLVAMVPAVIPLLLLMIPAMLAVLSVVREKELGSIINFYVTPVTRLEFLVGKQIPYVVLGMLNFLLLSAFAIFVFRVPFTGSFPAFAAAALLYVIFATGMGLVISTFIKSQIAAIFGTTLITLIPAVQYSGMMEPVSSLEGMGALIGRIYPTTYFMTISRGTFSKGLDFGDLAGSFLPLFIAFPVLLGLGVALLRKQAR, from the coding sequence ATGAGCAAGTGGCGCAGTGCCGGGGTCTTGTCTCCGCCGTTTGACCGCCCTGTCGCGCGCTTGCAGGCAACGGGATTGTCATACGGGAAAACGCGTGCGCTCGAGGATGTCACGCTGGATTTGCCGGCTGGCTGCATTGTCGGGCTTATCGGGCCCGATGGCGTCGGCAAGTCGACGCTGCTGTCGCTGATCGCCGGCGCCCGCGCCGTCCAGGACGGGCGGGTCGAGGTGCTCGGCGGCGACATGGCCAATGCAGCGCACCGGCAGCAGACCTGCCCGCGCATCGCCTACATGCCTCAGGGCCTAGGCAAGAATCTCTATCCGACGTTGTCGGTGTTCGAGAATGTCGATTTCTTCGGCCGCCTGTTCGGTCACGACAGGCGGGAGCGCGAACGCCGCATCCGCGCACTCCTGCAACGCACGGCCCTCGCGCCGTTCGCGCAGCGGCCAGCGGGCAAGCTTTCGGGCGGCATGAAGCAGAAGCTCGGCCTGTGCTGCGCGCTGATCCACGATCCCGACCTCCTGATCCTTGATGAGCCGACGACCGGCGTCGATCCGCTGTCGCGCCGGCAATTCTGGGAACTGATCGAGGATATCCGGGCCGATCATCCCGGCATGAGCGTCATTGTCGCAACCGCCTATATGGAGGAGGCGGCGCGCTTTGACTGGCTGGTGGCAATGGATGCCGGGCATGTGCTGGCCACCGGCACACCGGAAGACCTGCTGGCGCGAACCAGTGCGGCGACGCTCGACGCCGCCTTCATCGCGTTGCTGCCGGAGGAGAAACGCCGCGGACATCGCGCGGTTGTCATTCCGCCGCGACCCGACGGGCCGAACGAGGAAATCGCCATCGAGGCCGAGCACCTGACCATGCAGTTCGGTGATTTCATCGCGGTTGATGATGTCAGTTTCCGCATCGGCCGCGGCGAGATTTTCGGATTCCTCGGCTCGAATGGCTGCGGCAAGACCACGACGATGAAGATGCTGACCGGCCTTCTGGCGGCGAGCGAAGGCAGGGCACGGCTGTTCGGGCGCGAGGTCGATCCCAACGACATCGAAGTCCGCCGACGCGTCGGTTACATGTCGCAGGCCTTTTCGCTCTATTCCGAGCTGACGGTGCGACAGAATCTCGATCTGCATGCGCGTCTGTTCGGCATGCCGAAAGCCGCCATCCCCGCTCGGGTGGCCGAAATGGCGCAGCGTTTCGAGCTAACCGCAGTCCTGGACGTACTGCCGGACGCGCTTCCGCTCGGCATTCGCCAGCGGCTGTCACTTGCGGTCGCGATGATCCACGGGCCGGACATCCTGATCCTTGACGAGCCGACTTCGGGCGTTGATCCGGTCGCGCGCGACGGCTTCTGGCAGATCCTGTCCGATCTGTCCCGCAGGGACAATGTGACGATCTTCGTCTCGACGCACTTCATGAATGAGGCTGAGCTCTGCGACCGCATCTCGCTCATGCATGCCGGCAAGGTGCTGGTCAGCGACACGCCGGCCGCAATCATTGAAAGGCGCTCCGCCGCAACGCTTGATGACTCGTTCGTGGCCTATCTGGAAGACGCAATTGTCGGCGAGAAACCGGCCGCTCCGGTCACCGAGCCGGCCGTTCCGGCTGTTGTTGACGATGAGCGGAACGTTGGCCCGACGCATTTTTCACCCCGTCGCTTCGATCCGCGCCGGATGCTGGCCTATACGCGGCGCGAGGCGCTCGAACTTTACCGCGATCCGATCCGCGGCACGCTCGCCACCATCGGCAGCCTCATCCTGATGCTCGTCCTGGGCTACGGTATCAATATGGATGTCGAGAACCTCTCCTTCGCGGTGCTCGACCGCGACGATACGACGGTCAGCCGCGACTATGCGCTGCAACTCTCCGGGTCGCGCTATTTCACCGAGAAGGCGCCCATTCTCGACTATGCCGAACTCGACCGCCGCATGCGAAACGGCGAACTGAGCCTCGCCATCGAGATTCCGCCCGGTTTCGGGCGCGATGTGGCGCGCGGCCACAATGTCGAGATTGGCGCCTGGATCGACGGCGCGATGCCGATGCGCGCTGAGACCGCGCGCGGCTACGTGCAGGGAATGCACGCGAACTGGCTGACCCAGAAGGCACGCGAGCTTTACGGCAAGGCGGCGACAATCGGCGATTTCCGGATCGAGATCCGCTATCGGTACAATCCCGGCATCGAGAGCCTCGTGGCGATGGTGCCGGCAGTCATCCCGCTGCTGCTACTCATGATTCCGGCGATGCTCGCTGTTCTCAGCGTCGTGCGCGAGAAGGAGCTCGGCTCGATCATCAACTTCTATGTGACGCCCGTCACCCGCCTGGAATTCCTTGTCGGCAAGCAAATTCCCTATGTCGTGCTGGGCATGCTGAATTTCCTGCTGCTGTCGGCTTTTGCCATCTTCGTCTTCCGTGTGCCCTTTACCGGCAGCTTTCCAGCCTTTGCCGCAGCGGCACTGCTCTACGTCATTTTCGCAACCGGCATGGGGCTGGTGATATCGACGTTCATAAAAAGCCAAATCGCCGCGATATTCGGAACGACGCTGATCACCCTCATTCCCGCCGTGCAATATTCCGGAATGATGGAGCCGGTGTCCTCGCTGGAGGGGATGGGCGCCCTGATAGGGCGAATCTATCCGACCACCTATTTCATGACGATTTCCCGCGGCACTTTCTCCAAGGGACTTGATTTCGGCGATCTTGCGGGTTCGTTCCTGCCGCTTTTCATCGCTTTTCCAGTGCTCCTTGGCCTCGGCGTGGCCCTCCTTCGAAAGCAGGCACGTTGA
- a CDS encoding HlyD family efflux transporter periplasmic adaptor subunit yields the protein MVISGKPWLWIVLALILAGGGYYAWERSADSGLPEGIASGNGRIEAVEIDVSTRIPGRIKDILVNEGDFVRAGQLLGRMDTEQLEAQRRQAEAQLRRAIINVDTAKSLVVQREAEQSASVAVVAQREAQLDSAQRKLERSEQLIKTAAISQQILDDDRASAEGARAAVGAAKAQRAATEAAINAAKALVVDAEAAVEAARAAIESVTADINDSALKSPRDGRVQYRVAQPGEVLSAGGRVLNLVDLGDVYMTFFLPTAQAGRVAIGSEARIVLDAVPQYVIPARVSFVADVAQFTPKTVETEDERQKLMFRIKAQIPPELLRKYIQHVKTGLPGRAYVRLDPKADWPANLSGTLVQ from the coding sequence ATGGTCATATCCGGCAAACCATGGCTTTGGATTGTGCTTGCTCTCATACTGGCCGGCGGCGGCTATTACGCCTGGGAGAGGTCCGCAGATAGCGGTCTGCCGGAGGGGATCGCCAGCGGCAACGGCCGGATCGAAGCCGTCGAGATCGACGTTTCGACCAGGATTCCGGGACGGATCAAGGACATTCTTGTCAATGAAGGCGACTTCGTCCGCGCAGGACAGCTGCTGGGGCGCATGGATACCGAGCAACTGGAAGCGCAACGCCGACAGGCGGAAGCTCAATTGCGGCGGGCAATCATCAACGTCGACACCGCGAAAAGTCTTGTGGTGCAAAGGGAGGCGGAACAGTCGGCGTCCGTCGCAGTGGTGGCGCAGCGCGAGGCGCAGCTTGATTCGGCGCAGAGAAAGCTGGAGCGCTCGGAGCAACTGATAAAGACCGCGGCCATATCCCAGCAGATTCTCGATGACGACCGTGCGTCAGCCGAAGGCGCGAGAGCGGCGGTCGGCGCGGCGAAGGCTCAGCGTGCGGCTACGGAAGCCGCGATCAACGCAGCCAAGGCGCTAGTGGTCGATGCCGAGGCAGCCGTTGAGGCGGCGCGCGCGGCGATCGAGAGCGTCACCGCCGACATCAACGACTCGGCGCTGAAGTCACCCCGCGATGGGCGCGTGCAGTATCGCGTCGCACAGCCGGGAGAGGTTCTGTCGGCCGGCGGGCGCGTGCTCAATCTCGTGGATCTCGGAGACGTCTATATGACGTTTTTTCTTCCGACCGCGCAGGCTGGCCGCGTCGCGATCGGCAGTGAGGCGCGCATTGTCCTCGATGCGGTGCCGCAATATGTCATTCCCGCCCGAGTAAGCTTTGTCGCCGACGTCGCCCAGTTCACGCCCAAGACGGTCGAGACCGAAGACGAGCGACAAAAACTCATGTTCCGGATCAAGGCTCAGATTCCACCGGAATTGCTGCGCAAATACATCCAGCACGTCAAAACGGGCCTTCCCGGCCGTGCCTATGTCCGGCTTGATCCGAAAGCAGATTGGCCGGCCAATCTGAGCGGAACACTGGTGCAATGA
- a CDS encoding NAD(P)-dependent alcohol dehydrogenase, giving the protein MRKMKAAILAEKGRIVLDEKPVPDVGPLDALIRVTTTTICGTDIHILKGEYPVARGLTIGHEPVGVIEKLGSAVTGYTEGQRVIAGAITPSGHSYASQCGCGSQDGPGKRHGFKLMGGWKFGNTVDGCQAEYVLVNDTMANLGPVPDHLTDEEVLMCPDIMSTGFSGAESGNVKIGDLVAVFALGPIGLCAVAGAKLMGAATIIGVDTVPERIAAARALGADHVVDFKADNPVEQIMASTEGRGVDVAIEALGTQGTFESALRVLRPGGTLSSLGVYSSDLRIPNDAFAGLGDFKIATTLCPGGKERMRRLMGVIGSGRVDLKPLVTHRFRLDQIEEAYELFANQRDGVLKVAITP; this is encoded by the coding sequence ATGCGGAAAATGAAGGCTGCTATTCTTGCCGAGAAGGGACGCATCGTCCTCGACGAGAAGCCCGTTCCGGATGTCGGCCCGCTCGATGCGCTCATCCGCGTGACCACGACGACGATCTGCGGCACCGACATCCATATCCTCAAGGGCGAATACCCTGTGGCCCGCGGGCTCACCATCGGCCATGAGCCGGTCGGCGTGATCGAGAAACTGGGCTCGGCTGTCACCGGCTATACAGAGGGCCAACGCGTCATTGCCGGCGCGATCACGCCCAGCGGGCACAGTTATGCCTCTCAGTGCGGCTGCGGCTCGCAGGATGGACCGGGCAAGCGCCACGGCTTCAAGCTCATGGGCGGCTGGAAATTTGGCAACACTGTCGATGGCTGCCAAGCCGAATATGTCCTCGTCAACGACACCATGGCGAATCTCGGCCCGGTGCCGGATCACCTCACCGACGAGGAAGTCCTGATGTGCCCCGACATCATGTCGACCGGCTTTTCCGGGGCGGAAAGCGGCAACGTCAAGATCGGCGATCTGGTCGCGGTCTTTGCGCTCGGCCCCATCGGACTTTGCGCGGTCGCCGGTGCAAAGCTGATGGGAGCGGCAACAATCATCGGCGTGGACACGGTGCCCGAACGCATCGCGGCGGCCCGCGCGCTCGGGGCCGATCATGTTGTCGACTTCAAGGCCGATAATCCGGTCGAGCAGATCATGGCGTCGACAGAGGGTCGCGGCGTCGATGTCGCCATCGAGGCTCTTGGAACACAGGGCACCTTCGAATCGGCGCTGCGCGTCTTGCGGCCGGGCGGAACGCTTTCAAGTCTTGGAGTCTATTCCTCGGATTTGCGTATTCCGAACGATGCGTTTGCCGGGCTCGGCGACTTCAAGATCGCGACCACGCTCTGTCCCGGCGGCAAGGAACGCATGCGGCGCCTGATGGGCGTGATCGGCTCCGGCCGCGTCGACCTCAAGCCGCTGGTCACGCACCGCTTCCGCCTCGACCAGATCGAGGAGGCCTATGAGCTGTTCGCCAACCAGCGCGATGGCGTGCTCAAGGTCGCCATCACGCCCTGA
- a CDS encoding helix-turn-helix domain-containing protein: MTCKDISPEHPDSECRLLSCAETAAYLHVCQETVRRLKRANKLRAVPGLRKLLFTSEAINDFLRGEP; encoded by the coding sequence ATGACATGCAAAGACATCTCACCAGAGCACCCGGACAGCGAATGCCGTCTGCTGAGCTGCGCGGAGACAGCCGCTTATCTGCACGTGTGCCAGGAGACAGTGCGCCGTCTCAAACGCGCCAACAAGCTGCGCGCGGTGCCGGGCTTGCGAAAACTTCTGTTCACGAGCGAGGCCATCAACGACTTCCTGCGGGGCGAGCCGTGA
- a CDS encoding tyrosine-type recombinase/integrase has product MSRYERVDPPHVQRFKHHWVVRDVKRGTLHVCWYDAATRQVGRRSLGTVDIEVAFTKVRSYEDRGIIGDPGELLDQALIETVEQLLDWHLPYTLKLASAEAEGIHIRRLKQHIGQRRIASLVQSDFEKFRDDLTGEGLSIGTVSRTLTTLRSALKRAAKDRLIKPDKVLFVPEFAKKNYWRSVQPKGRIMKLAELARLIDQIADLHLLIFVIFMLNTAARPGAILDMTGAQIDLSRGVLMLNPVGRIQTSKFRPALPITDTLLPWCENVPPGHLITWRGKPVTKIKSGFANAAKRAGLPGHEAAYSIRHMLGRHMRASGVSIEEIGVWLGHIQPPTSPETTLIYSPDSPDYLGEAKAAVEDFVGEINALTKHDLLLPPGRWS; this is encoded by the coding sequence GTGAGCCGTTACGAGCGTGTCGACCCGCCGCATGTGCAGCGATTCAAGCACCACTGGGTCGTTCGAGACGTGAAGCGCGGAACACTGCACGTGTGCTGGTACGATGCAGCTACTCGTCAGGTTGGCAGGCGCAGCCTGGGCACTGTGGATATTGAAGTCGCGTTCACGAAAGTGCGCAGCTACGAGGACAGAGGAATAATAGGCGATCCGGGCGAACTCCTTGATCAAGCACTTATTGAAACAGTCGAGCAGTTGCTCGACTGGCACTTGCCGTACACGTTGAAACTGGCATCGGCGGAGGCTGAAGGAATTCATATACGTCGTCTGAAACAACATATTGGCCAGCGCCGCATCGCCTCGCTCGTACAAAGCGACTTCGAAAAATTCCGTGATGATCTTACTGGTGAAGGCCTCAGCATCGGTACGGTGTCGCGTACACTCACAACTTTGCGCTCGGCGTTGAAACGAGCGGCGAAAGATCGCCTGATCAAGCCAGACAAGGTCCTCTTCGTACCTGAATTCGCCAAGAAGAATTACTGGCGCAGCGTGCAGCCAAAAGGCCGCATCATGAAGCTCGCAGAGCTTGCAAGGTTGATTGACCAGATCGCCGATCTGCATCTGCTCATCTTCGTCATCTTCATGCTTAACACCGCCGCGCGGCCGGGTGCGATCCTGGATATGACTGGCGCGCAAATCGATCTGTCGCGCGGCGTGCTTATGCTTAATCCGGTGGGTCGAATTCAGACGAGCAAATTCCGACCCGCCCTGCCGATCACCGACACCTTGTTGCCATGGTGCGAGAACGTTCCGCCCGGACATCTGATTACGTGGCGCGGCAAGCCGGTCACAAAGATCAAGAGCGGCTTTGCGAACGCGGCCAAGCGCGCCGGTCTTCCTGGGCATGAGGCCGCCTACAGCATCCGGCACATGCTCGGTCGCCATATGCGTGCGAGCGGAGTCTCAATCGAGGAAATCGGTGTCTGGCTTGGTCATATACAGCCGCCAACATCGCCGGAAACGACGCTGATCTATTCGCCTGACTCGCCGGACTACTTGGGCGAGGCCAAGGCCGCCGTCGAAGACTTCGTGGGTGAGATCAATGCTCTCACCAAACACGATCTCCTATTGCCGCCGGGGCGCTGGTCATGA